Genomic DNA from Betta splendens chromosome 10, fBetSpl5.4, whole genome shotgun sequence:
CTTGGTGGGAAACACCAACGCGGGGAAGTCGACCCTGTTCAACACGCTGTTGGAGTCCGACTACTGCAAGAGTAGAAGCTCAGAGCTCATTTCCAAGGCCACCATTTCCCCGTGGCCCGGTCAGCACCGAACGCCCTCACATTGGTAGGTTTGATCATTCACAGAAATCATTTCAGCATGCTGTGGTTCATTCAGGCACAACTCTGAACCTCCTGAAGTTCCCCATCATCAACCCCACTCCGTACCGGATGTTTCGACGCCAGAAGCGACTGAATGAAGCATCGCAGCAGACGGAGAGCGAGTTGTTGGAGAACGAGCTAAAAAGACTAAGGACGCTGAGCCGGTGCGGATACGTAGCGGGTATGAACAAGCAGTTTATCTTAAAGAGTAAGAGGCTCTGACGTGTGTCAGTACTTTAACAACGAGGTTCATGAAAAATGTTGTGAAGCAGGTTGTGTTTGTTGGATCTTTAACAGCCTCAGAGTCACTTAGAGCAAAACCAGATGCTACGTGTTGACAGCTGCAAGTTAGTGGACAGACTAATTCACACATCTGCCACATTGTGACTTGGACCTGTTACCTGTTCCCAGGTCGCATTGGCAGAACGTTCCGCTTTGACGCTGGATCCAGACCTGACGAGATCCAGTTTGATCCAGACAGATTGGCTTTTGGAGACAGGGAGACGAGGACAGGTGAGCAGGTCGGGGGATGTGAACACGATGCCTGTTGGGTCAGTGCTTTTCCCACActgacctgtgacctttgacctctcagcTTCCAGCAGGCCCAAAGATGACTTTACCTACAATGAGCTTAAAGACGCCCACTGGCTGTACgacaccccaggaatcctcaagGAGCGTGACGTGAGTGAGCGCAGCAGGTCGGACTTCGTGTGACCCTGTGTCCTAACGCCTCGTCATTGTCCCTCAGATCCTGGCGCTGCTCAGTGAGGAGGAAGTCCGTTTGGTGGTTCCCTCTCGGGCGATCATCCCCCGAACCTTTGTGCTCAAGCCTGGAATGAGTCTGTTTGTTGGGGCTCTAGCCCGAATCGACTTTTTGCAGGTCAGAAAAGAatctcagacacacaaacatgaagtgTGGGTTTTTAGGAGGGACGGCTGGTGCAGGGTCCATGGTCAGACCTCACCTCCCGCTCCTCAGGAGATGTCTGAGCAGCAGGATTCAAttctatttaattttatttatatagcgccaaatcacaacaaagttatctcaaggcactttacaaagtaaggtttaagacttcacacaactaaacccaacaaatcccacatacagaaagcatttaatttgacagcaacagtggagaggaaaaactccctccctaacgaggaagaaacctccagcagaaccaggctggatgtgggcggccatctgcctcgaccggttggggtgagaggatagagagagagaaaagcacagcaataacagcacaggcaggatggttggatccgcagctgcccatcacagacaccaaactttgagtccaatgatacctgtaggtgaggacagagagggagagagagtgggggagaagcacaactactggaaagaaagagacaaggttagttgaacataaaaccatgatggaaggttattggacagaagtggtagaaggaaacagaggagctcagtgtataaatgaagtcccccagcagtctatgtctattgcagcttaactaagagatggttcctgtgactaacaatcattgccagtgacctgaaccatctctaactatgagctttatcaaaaaggaaggttttaggcctaatcttaaaggtggagagtgtgtcagcttctcaaacctgaagagggagctggttccagaggagagaagcttggtagctaaaatcTCTTCCTCCCGTTCTTCATTTAAAGACTCCAGGAACCACAaatagcccagcgctctgagaacgaagtgttctgctgggagcataaggaactatgaggtctttaagataagaaggagctttatcattgagtactttgtatgtgagtaggagaattgtaaattctatcctacattttacaggcagccagtgcagagaagctaatgtaggagaaaagtgatctctctttctaagtcctgtcagaactctggctgcagcattttaaataagctgtaggctttttaaggagctgttaggacatcctatgagtaaggagttacagtagtccagcctagaggtaacaaatgcatggatcagtttctctgcatcactctgagagaggatgcttctgattttagctatatttctaagatgaaagtaggcggttctggagatttgtttaatgtatgatgtaaaagagagatcctggtcaaagatgacaccaaggtttctcacagtagaatctgaagctaatgttatgccatccagggtggctatctgactcaaaagtgtctctctcagatttttaggcccaacaataagaatttcagttttatttgaatttagttgaaggaagttttgggacatccaggatttgatgacttttaaacaaccctgaattttgactagttgatctgtttcatttggtttcaaggacatatatagctgagtgtcatctgcgtaaaaatgaaaattaataaaatgctttctaataatctcacctagaggagacatatatcgactaaacaaaattggaccaagcacagaaccctgtggtactccatagctaatccttgtgcatatggagaattcctcattaacatgaacaaactggaatctgttcaacaaataggatttaaaccatcccaatgctgttcctttgaTCCCGaatctatgttctagtgtctgtaatagaatgttatgatcaattgtatcaaatgcagcactaagatctaacaggacaaggacagaaactagaccattgtccgaagctaatagaagatcattagtgactctaaccaaagctttttctgtgctatgatgttttctaaatcctgactgaaaatcttcgtacaggttattcccactcaggtggtcagataattgtttagccacaattttttcaagaatcttggaaataaagggtaaatttgaaatgggcctatagttggctagttctccagggtccagggttgtttttttcaattgaggtttgaccacagccaccttaaaagcctgtggtacatagcctaaatgtaaagattggttgatttgatttaatatgaacGAGCTGATTAAAGTCAGAACttttttgagtaatctggttgggattggatctaaaagacaaagaCTTGGGAGAGTTGATTATttaggttaactccatatgagttatggggaagaagctgtctaaggtaagacagaggatttggtatatttaaagttgatggatctagacagtgctttctgtcatttggaagaagttgctgctgaatgttttttctaatgatgataattttattagtaaagtagttcataaagtcattgctgctgagatttaaggggatagcagactcaacacagctatgactcttagtcagcctggctacagtgctgaaaagaaacctggggttgtttttgttttcctcaattaaggaggaataatatgtttttctagcagcacaaagtgcttttttatattttattagactgtcctttcatgcaatgcagttttcatttattttgttggacaccactgcctttctagttgtctagtcctttgctttaggctgcggatctctgagttataccacggagctaacctcctctgattcactgtcttcttcttcagaggagccactgtgtctaacattgtacgtagagaagctgcagcatcatctacaagacagtcaacctgttcataaggattgaGGTGATTgttctgtgtatctacaagacattgaggcaaaagatgatagaatcatctgcttgaatctggcaacagcattgtcagataaacatctgctatagtaacatttctttccagctattgtagggtcaattatgcttaattcaaaagttaataagaaatggccagataacagagggttttggggaagaaagaattaaattatcaatttcaaccccatatgtcaggacaagatcgaggatatggttaaaacgatgagtgggttcatttacctgctgtgtaaaaccaatagtgtctattaaggagttaaaagcagtgctgagacagttgctgttaacatctacatgaatgttagagtctcccactacaatgactttatctgtgctaagaactaagtcagataagaattcagagaactctgaatatggagcaggaggacggtaaacaatacaaaacacaactggcttctgagttttagagtctgggtgagaaaagctcagagtgaggctctcaaatgagttataactatgtttaggtttaggagtaattaataaatctgatttataaattgctgctactcctccacctctacctgtacatcttggaacatgatagttgatgtgactcattggagtcgactcatttaaagtgacatattcatcctgctgcagccaggtttcagtgagacagaacagatctatgtgatggtcacttatcaagtcatttaccAACAacgatttagatgagagagatctgatatttaataaaccacactttattaacttcctgttactttgttctgtaagaggaactgttttgatgtttattaaattctggtaagtcactcctctttgatttgtgtgtgacttgtatagtttaggtggtcgagaagcagacacagtctttatgcgataactaagactaagagtgggtggcggctgtagagaatgtgcagagaggcgtgtgagactgcgactctgcgtcctgggctccaatctgagttgtcacggagtggggagactaagcaacatggatGGTTATAGACATGGGATGTTCAGGCATcatgcaaaacaacaacatcgcGTCCTTCTAATCTTTACTATGCATCGGTTAAGTTCTGTGAACTTTCCAATAGCCAGCTCACATGCCTCAGGCATCTTCCTGCGGAGGTGTttcgggcatgtcccaccggtaggagacTCTGGGGAAAACCCAGGACACGCTGaggggactatgtctctcggctggcctgggaacgccttggggtcccaccgaaagaggaggaaatgtcTGGAGAGGGAAGTccggaactctctgcttagactgctgcccacGGGACCCTAACtaattattagtagtattattAGTCTTCATCTGGAATCCTAAACTATAATTGATCAGCTGTGTTTCAATCGTGTCTCTGACAGGGAGCgaagtcctgctggttttcagtTGTGGCTTCCAATCGTGTTCCAGTTCACATAACCAGTGTGGAGAAAGCGGAGGGTGTTTATGAGAAGCACGCTGGTCACATCCTGCTGGGGGTGAGTCTCAGGCTGAAGTCTGAGCTACTGGGTCAGAACCATCTGTTGACACCCTGTGATCTgctgtggtgtgttcaggtgccTGTAGGAGGACCTGAGCGAATCAAGAAGTTTCCGGTTCTGGTTCCTCAGGAGTTTGGACTGGAGGGTCGTGGCTacctggaggctgctgctgatgtcaaaCTGTCGTCTGCAGGTATGACGTTCATCTCAGTATGAAATGGTTAGTGTTCAGCGTAGCTCTCACTGCAGCagactgaggtgtgtgtgtgtgcatgcaggtTGGGTGGCTGTGACAGCGGCTGCAGGCGACCAGGTCTCGTTGAGGGTTCACGGCCCAGAGGCGGCAGGCTTTGGTCTCAGGTCACCTCCCCTTCTTCCCCGTATCGTGTCGCTGAAGGGAGAACGCATCAGAGGAAGTCCCGCCTACAAACCGATGAAAGCGGCCGTGCTGCTGGACGCTGGACTCTCAGCCCACGGCGCCACAAGGCCGCATAACAAGCACAAGCCACTGACTCTCTGATGCACAGACCAGGCTTCCAGACAGAACCCAGAATTTTTTCAACCCAGCCATGGACAGACAGATTCAGGTTGATTTAAGGGTAACATTTCAAATCCTTGTTTCGCTGCAGAACACACTCACAGAAGCTGTGACAACTTGGAGAATCTTTATTTGAGTGAGATTAAACAAACCATGACTACACAACGTCTGTGCTGGTTAGTGAAAGGATGAAGCGTTAAACTCTGACTAAACAGAGATTCAGTGAGTGTCTCTATAGCACCTTGAGACTCGTGTTCCTGTTCAGAGTAATTTCATGGTCCTTGTCAGAAAcctttttttaatgtgaaaaaagcaacaGGAAAACATTTTATGCTCAATATGCTCCTCACTTAATGACCGTTGATGAAACTCACTTTGGCGTTTTGACTAAAGGAATATTGCACAGAAATAGTTACATGAAGACAAACTGTTCTGTATTGAACTGTATAGTAATACTCAAACCCAAGGTGCCGGTTCGGTCCAACCAACCAAACACCGATTGTCTCTTCATCCTGATGTTTCTTTTTGCAGGTTAATAAACATTCCAAGTGATTTCTACACAGATCCTGACACAAACTCACTGGAGTTGCTCTCATCACATGAAGTActcttataaaaaaaaaatcacagctggTCATTTAATAAGGTTGAGTTCCAAAGTGATTGTGTTTGAAGAGCCACCTGCTGCAGACATCGAGGAACACGAAGACGCTTGGAAAATGGTGCTCGGCACCCACCTCCGGATCTAAGCTGACTTTGGCATATTGGTTCTGAAGCATTTCTGCTCTGGTGTGATTCTATAAACTGATCGAAATAGGACGTTTGTTGAAGAGCGAGTTCATACTGCAGAAAAAGCAAATGACTCCACTTCAGCCTATTGAGACTTGCTGGTTGCTGCTGGGGCAGTTGATAGAATCGTCTATCAGGAGCTCCTCACTTCTGTCCTGCAGTGCTGCCTTCCATGTAGTAGACGTTGACGAGGTGGCGGTTCAGATGCCGGCGGTACTGCACCTCCAACGGAAAGGTCCGGTCACAGAATATGCACATGTGACTCTTGAGCTCTGTCGGTGTCGGGATCTCGTCCGTGGGTGTTTCAGGGTCGTTGGCCATCTTGTTGGACCTGCTGTGGAGGCCGGAGTCATCACTGCCCTCTGAGGCGCTGTCGCTGATGTCACTTCCCCCCTCGTGGCTGCTGTGAATGCCCTCGTCATCCTCTGGGTCAGTGGGTTTGGTTTGTTGACTCGAAAATGTCAGAGCAGGCGGTGAAGTGGGTTTCAGGAATACGGGAGCTGGGGGGACGTCACCTGCAGAGGGTGTGGCTccacctgagctgcaggtggatgGGATCTCCACGCTTGGTGGTGCGGTTGGACCCATTTCACGTGCTGGGCTTTTAGTCTGGTCCAGCTGGGCCTCTGGGGATGGGCAGCTGACAGGGGTCTTCTCCAAAAGCCCTCTCTTGCTGGAGTTCCTGGTCTTCTTTTGGTGCACAGGTGCTGTTACATCAGATTTCTCCAGAGCTGCCTCTTTCatgtcatttgtgttttgagGACCAGGTTTTAGCTTCTCGGCTGTTGTGGCTTTCAGCCTCTTTGCTTTAGATGTGGGATTGGTGGAAAGGTCTAGTACCTCCACCACTTTCCTTTTCACACTCTTTTCCTTCTGGCTTTTCCTTGGCCTGTCTTTCTGCTGCACATCTTTGCTGTCTTTATTTTTCTGGGACTTTTTGGATTCAGACCTTCTGGGCTTGTTGAAGCTTTTGTCTTCTTTTCCGCTTGTCTCCTTCCGctgttctttctccttttcaggCCTAGGCATTACATCCCCATCTCTGGCTTCCTGTCTCACCACTACCTCCACCACTGGTCCTTGTGGGTCACATTTCCTGATCTTAAGTGTGTCTTTCTGGGACTGTGCCCCTCCTGCTTGGTCCTGGTTCATT
This window encodes:
- the LOC114864573 gene encoding nitric oxide-associated protein 1-like — its product is MFQVIQACVRRRFWSSARFTVRFPGLTRQLCNEDRGTVRGCVVDSNLEEQFVFVDCTDSDVDPRQEENLHQFSLQTSPTPPAQRHPRSLQQQQLQLLRKKTLKEPDPSVVIQFHDVDYPVDGNIVAAQKKKKKNAGKGEHKVFGTPDADEPFSDTSCSGCGAILQCASPHQPGYLPSEKYKTLLQEEGLNGATCQRCHLLTHHHKALALQISRDQYRAVVQQIRPHQALVLLIVDLLDVPESVVPDLPELVGDNKHVVVLGNKVDLLPGDSPNYLQRIKRQLGQYCRDAGFMDQVTDIHLISAKTGYGIENLISSLQSSWRYKGDVYLVGNTNAGKSTLFNTLLESDYCKSRSSELISKATISPWPGTTLNLLKFPIINPTPYRMFRRQKRLNEASQQTESELLENELKRLRTLSRCGYVAGRIGRTFRFDAGSRPDEIQFDPDRLAFGDRETRTASSRPKDDFTYNELKDAHWLYDTPGILKERDILALLSEEEVRLVVPSRAIIPRTFVLKPGMSLFVGALARIDFLQGAKSCWFSVVASNRVPVHITSVEKAEGVYEKHAGHILLGVPVGGPERIKKFPVLVPQEFGLEGRGYLEAAADVKLSSAGWVAVTAAAGDQVSLRVHGPEAAGFGLRSPPLLPRIVSLKGERIRGSPAYKPMKAAVLLDAGLSAHGATRPHNKHKPLTL